One stretch of Paenibacillus sp. FSL R5-0341 DNA includes these proteins:
- a CDS encoding LacI family DNA-binding transcriptional regulator: MTPITIYDIAKEANVSVATVSRVLNDTAPVRASTREKIMSIIEKHQFQPNAQARSLIKKETGTIAIILPDITNPFFPEVFWGAENEARGLGYTFFLCNTAGDYNRESEYLSILREKRVDGIIFLGGRINMQVCPDDMAQELIDMGKRMPIVLVNGNIAKGGFHRVYTDEGAGAALVAEHLLELGHRDIAFVGGLKELSTTMVKVRAVQKKLREHGLEIPKERQLLGSFSIDDGKREMSKLLDRDNPPTAVICVNDNTAIGAIKSTIEHGLSIPKDISIVGFDDTPLASAVIPELTTVSQNTYQLGKQAVDVLHELINQGKPKKQIILQPELIVRQSTGPAAR; the protein is encoded by the coding sequence ACTATATATGACATCGCCAAGGAAGCAAACGTATCTGTCGCGACGGTCTCCCGGGTGCTGAATGACACGGCACCAGTGCGTGCAAGCACCCGAGAGAAGATTATGTCCATCATCGAAAAACACCAGTTTCAGCCGAACGCGCAGGCGCGCAGTCTGATCAAGAAAGAGACGGGCACCATTGCCATCATCCTGCCAGACATCACGAACCCCTTCTTTCCGGAAGTCTTCTGGGGCGCGGAGAATGAGGCTCGCGGATTGGGGTACACGTTTTTTCTGTGCAATACCGCAGGGGATTACAACAGGGAATCTGAATATTTGTCCATCCTGCGAGAGAAGCGGGTAGACGGAATTATTTTTCTCGGCGGGCGAATCAACATGCAGGTTTGTCCAGATGATATGGCTCAGGAATTGATTGATATGGGCAAACGTATGCCAATTGTGCTGGTTAATGGCAATATTGCCAAAGGCGGATTCCACCGAGTGTACACGGACGAAGGGGCAGGGGCAGCTCTTGTAGCTGAGCATTTGCTTGAACTGGGGCATCGTGATATCGCCTTTGTCGGCGGGTTGAAAGAGTTGTCCACCACGATGGTTAAGGTCAGAGCTGTGCAGAAGAAACTTCGCGAGCATGGGCTGGAAATACCAAAAGAACGGCAATTACTCGGCAGCTTCTCCATCGACGATGGTAAACGAGAGATGTCCAAATTGCTGGATCGTGACAATCCGCCAACCGCAGTCATCTGTGTGAATGACAACACGGCGATTGGTGCCATCAAGTCGACGATTGAGCATGGGCTCTCGATTCCGAAGGATATATCCATTGTGGGTTTCGATGACACGCCGCTCGCCAGTGCCGTTATACCGGAACTGACAACCGTGTCCCAGAACACGTATCAGCTTGGCAAACAGGCTGTGGACGTGCTGCATGAGCTGATTAACCAAGGCAAACCGAAGAAGCAGATCATTCTGCAACCGGAGCTGATTGTGCGTCAAAGTACAGGACCTGCTGCAAGATAA
- a CDS encoding sugar ABC transporter substrate-binding protein: MRRSLKVISLLMLVMVMGLTACSSGSNNGSSGESGGKVDLSMTIWGSEDEKKIYQERLDIVKQTYPDINVKLNVVAGDYDQKVQTMIAGGTAPDIMMIAENYQAYASKNQIIPLDDMIQANNVNVSERYSDDIANLMKYDGKQFGLPDRAGAMVLFYNKDLFDKAGVEYPTKDWTQDDLMAAAQKLTVKENGKTTQWGYYPGSWWPQWMQLIYQNGGSIFDESGKPTFNTEPVRKALQFMNDLTFTYGAGPTPTEIADMGNIGADPLFAQGKIAMETTGFWNIGSLAKVEGINWDISPVWGETNAFFNGLTITNASKHKEEAFKVIEALTTPEAQMPMVKAGQDAPATKAGLSSDEFLNAEYGGKKINMAAFSESTIYAEPFNPQWNEMMKLINDKLGVYFNNKASLDDTVTEIQSGLERLYK; this comes from the coding sequence ATGAGAAGAAGTCTTAAGGTCATTTCGTTATTGATGCTGGTCATGGTAATGGGTCTGACAGCCTGTAGCAGCGGGAGTAACAACGGTTCTTCCGGCGAGTCCGGTGGCAAGGTTGATTTGAGCATGACGATCTGGGGCTCGGAGGATGAGAAGAAGATTTATCAGGAGCGACTCGACATTGTGAAACAGACGTATCCCGATATTAACGTGAAGCTGAACGTGGTGGCAGGGGATTATGACCAGAAAGTACAGACCATGATCGCCGGGGGAACAGCGCCGGACATCATGATGATTGCCGAGAACTACCAGGCTTACGCCTCCAAGAATCAGATTATACCGCTGGATGACATGATTCAAGCGAACAATGTGAACGTGTCCGAGCGTTATTCCGATGATATCGCAAACCTGATGAAGTACGATGGCAAACAATTCGGTTTGCCAGATCGGGCAGGCGCGATGGTCCTCTTTTATAACAAAGACCTGTTCGACAAGGCTGGGGTGGAATACCCAACCAAAGATTGGACGCAAGACGACCTGATGGCGGCAGCTCAGAAGCTGACGGTCAAGGAGAATGGCAAAACGACTCAATGGGGCTACTACCCAGGCAGCTGGTGGCCGCAATGGATGCAACTGATCTACCAGAACGGTGGCTCGATATTCGATGAGAGTGGCAAACCGACATTCAATACAGAGCCTGTGCGCAAAGCATTACAATTCATGAATGACCTGACCTTCACATATGGTGCGGGACCAACGCCAACCGAAATTGCCGACATGGGGAATATCGGAGCCGATCCGCTGTTCGCTCAAGGCAAGATCGCTATGGAAACGACAGGGTTCTGGAACATCGGTTCACTTGCCAAGGTGGAAGGCATTAATTGGGATATCTCTCCGGTATGGGGCGAAACAAACGCATTCTTCAACGGGTTAACGATTACCAACGCTTCCAAACACAAGGAAGAAGCTTTCAAAGTCATCGAAGCACTGACCACACCGGAAGCACAGATGCCAATGGTCAAAGCCGGTCAGGATGCTCCTGCAACCAAAGCAGGTCTGTCCAGTGATGAATTCCTGAATGCTGAATACGGCGGCAAAAAAATCAACATGGCTGCGTTCAGTGAATCGACGATCTATGCAGAACCGTTCAACCCGCAATGGAACGAAATGATGAAGCTCATTAACGATAAGCTGGGTGTGTACTTCAACAACAAAGCCTCGCTTGATGATACCGTAACCGAAATTCAGAGTGGACTGGAAAGACTCTACAAATAG
- a CDS encoding glycoside hydrolase, whose translation MAHKEQRSRSKRNYIIMGVALIALLAGGGIVINHFANESSKTLVFQEEPVRLKLDQSYDHFEGWGTSLAWWANDLGGWKDQAKVSEVMDLVFDPEKGLGLNIVRYNIGGEENPEMKALRPGGDVPGFQPEPGEWDWDADAGQRAVLQGSMERGVNIAEAFSNSPPYWMTISGSVTGAVDGSNNLRDDQYDAFADYLTEVVKHYRDEWGITFRTLNPLNEPSSDWWKKGNMQEGSHFTNEKQAEIIKKVAASLKSKGLNGTVISAADDNSIDETVFNFNLYDQDTLDVIQQINTHSYNGSKMEELRTLAERNGKKLWMSEYGTGGSEPHSHEDMTSVQELAERIMFDLKIMQPSAWVYWQAVEDEGANNNWGFIHANFNGEEQYEMTKQYYGMAQFTKFIRPGATIIPTDGGRTLAAYDAERQRLVLVIRNELSAGTTAFELEGYTYGKSSTAQVYQTSPDRNMEQLEDIPVYANGLEVPTADNSITTVVLDGVTLQSK comes from the coding sequence ATGGCGCATAAAGAACAACGCAGCAGGAGCAAACGGAACTATATCATTATGGGTGTGGCCTTGATTGCCCTGCTGGCAGGAGGAGGAATTGTTATCAATCATTTTGCCAATGAATCATCCAAGACACTTGTATTCCAAGAGGAACCTGTACGTCTTAAGCTGGATCAGTCCTATGATCATTTTGAAGGTTGGGGTACGTCACTTGCCTGGTGGGCCAACGATCTTGGTGGATGGAAGGATCAGGCGAAGGTGAGTGAAGTGATGGATCTGGTCTTTGATCCGGAGAAAGGATTAGGTCTGAACATCGTTCGTTACAATATCGGCGGTGAGGAAAATCCGGAGATGAAAGCCCTCCGTCCAGGCGGGGATGTACCTGGCTTCCAGCCTGAACCTGGAGAGTGGGACTGGGATGCCGATGCAGGTCAGCGTGCTGTTTTACAGGGCTCGATGGAGCGCGGCGTGAACATTGCCGAAGCATTCTCCAATTCACCACCTTACTGGATGACGATCAGTGGATCGGTTACCGGAGCCGTGGATGGCAGCAATAATCTGCGGGACGATCAGTATGATGCGTTTGCCGATTATCTGACCGAAGTCGTGAAGCATTATCGGGACGAGTGGGGGATCACCTTCCGCACACTCAATCCGCTCAATGAACCTTCCTCCGATTGGTGGAAGAAGGGCAATATGCAGGAAGGCAGTCATTTTACGAATGAGAAACAGGCCGAGATTATCAAGAAAGTCGCTGCATCGCTGAAGAGCAAAGGACTGAATGGAACCGTCATTAGTGCCGCAGACGATAACAGCATTGATGAGACGGTGTTTAATTTCAACCTCTATGATCAGGACACGCTGGACGTAATCCAGCAGATCAATACCCACTCCTATAATGGTAGCAAAATGGAAGAGCTGCGCACATTGGCAGAACGCAATGGCAAGAAGCTGTGGATGTCCGAGTACGGAACAGGTGGCAGCGAGCCGCACAGTCATGAGGATATGACCTCGGTGCAGGAGCTAGCAGAGCGAATCATGTTTGATCTGAAAATCATGCAGCCTTCCGCCTGGGTATACTGGCAGGCCGTTGAAGATGAAGGTGCCAATAATAACTGGGGCTTCATTCATGCGAACTTTAACGGTGAAGAGCAGTATGAGATGACCAAACAGTATTATGGCATGGCCCAGTTTACGAAGTTCATTCGTCCTGGCGCGACGATTATTCCAACCGATGGTGGACGCACGCTGGCTGCCTATGACGCGGAACGTCAGAGACTGGTGCTGGTGATTCGTAATGAATTGTCAGCGGGAACAACGGCGTTTGAACTGGAAGGGTATACGTATGGAAAATCATCCACCGCTCAGGTGTATCAGACTTCACCGGATCGGAACATGGAACAGCTTGAAGACATTCCGGTGTATGCGAACGGACTTGAAGTGCCTACCGCAGACAATTCCATCACAACGGTTGTACTGGATGGCGTAACATTGCAGTCGAAGTAA
- a CDS encoding sugar ABC transporter permease has translation MRKKDGKWFYIFISPWLIGFLGLTLGPILFSIYMSFTNWDLFQSPEFIGIDNYKTLLTDDPIFWKSVGNTFFYALISIPLGMSISLWIAYYLNKKIKGITFFRILFYLPSVVPVVASSLLFIHLLAPTEGLINQALAIFGIQGPAWLLDPNWVKPALILMSLWGVGGGVVLLLAGMKGIPQELYEAAAIDGAKSTQSFFHITFPMLTPVIFFNLVTGMIGALQTFAQVFIVTAGGPDNASQMVVPYLFQNAFQFYKMGYASAIAWVLFIIIMALTLVVFRSSALWVHYEEGKANE, from the coding sequence GTGAGAAAAAAGGACGGGAAATGGTTCTACATCTTCATCTCGCCTTGGCTGATCGGGTTTCTGGGGCTGACCTTGGGTCCGATCCTGTTTTCCATCTATATGAGCTTCACGAATTGGGATCTGTTCCAGTCCCCTGAATTCATCGGTATCGACAATTACAAAACGTTACTGACCGATGATCCGATCTTCTGGAAATCCGTCGGCAATACCTTCTTCTATGCGCTAATATCCATTCCGTTGGGCATGTCGATCTCGCTCTGGATTGCATATTACCTCAACAAGAAAATCAAAGGGATCACCTTCTTCCGTATTCTGTTCTACCTGCCTTCCGTTGTTCCGGTGGTTGCGAGTTCATTGCTCTTCATCCACTTGCTTGCGCCGACGGAAGGATTGATCAACCAGGCACTTGCGATCTTCGGTATTCAGGGCCCTGCCTGGCTGCTTGATCCCAACTGGGTTAAGCCTGCATTGATTCTCATGTCCTTATGGGGTGTGGGTGGTGGCGTGGTATTGTTGCTTGCAGGGATGAAAGGTATTCCACAGGAGCTGTACGAGGCCGCTGCCATCGATGGAGCGAAGAGTACACAATCGTTCTTCCATATTACATTTCCAATGCTAACGCCCGTCATCTTCTTCAATCTCGTCACCGGCATGATTGGAGCGCTCCAGACCTTCGCGCAGGTATTTATCGTCACAGCCGGGGGACCTGACAATGCAAGCCAGATGGTTGTTCCCTACTTGTTCCAGAATGCGTTCCAATTCTACAAAATGGGATATGCATCGGCGATTGCCTGGGTACTATTCATCATCATCATGGCGTTGACACTCGTTGTATTCCGTTCATCGGCGCTATGGGTGCACTACGAGGAGGGAAAAGCCAATGAGTAA
- a CDS encoding carbohydrate ABC transporter permease produces MSNPSTVEKTISYIFLILVGVLLASPFLYMISIALASDATTVKSAFTFVPMEFQWSNFYTIFTNNNLGTYLKNSVIITIFTIVGSVLSASIVSYGFARIKAKGSRFLFIVLLSTMMIPGEVTMVPQFIIFRHLDWINTFYPLIVPSFFAGAFNVFLIRQFVMSIPKSLDEAAMIDGMGHPGIYWKIIMPLTYPILAAIAIFSFSYNWGNFMGPLIYINDPEKMPLALGVQLLTTVGGGQMPPWNLVMIASLFLTIPMVLVYLFGQRYVYEANISGGSSGIK; encoded by the coding sequence ATGAGTAATCCATCGACTGTGGAGAAGACGATATCGTATATTTTTCTGATTCTGGTCGGGGTGCTGCTTGCTTCGCCTTTCCTGTACATGATCTCCATTGCACTGGCAAGTGACGCAACAACCGTCAAATCAGCTTTTACCTTCGTACCAATGGAGTTCCAATGGTCGAACTTTTATACCATCTTCACGAATAACAATCTTGGCACGTATCTCAAAAACTCGGTCATCATTACCATCTTTACGATTGTCGGATCGGTATTATCAGCTTCGATCGTATCTTACGGCTTTGCCCGAATCAAGGCAAAAGGCAGCCGTTTCCTGTTTATTGTGTTGCTCAGTACGATGATGATTCCGGGTGAGGTGACGATGGTACCGCAGTTCATCATCTTCCGTCATCTGGACTGGATTAATACATTCTACCCGCTGATCGTACCGAGCTTCTTCGCCGGAGCGTTCAACGTATTCCTGATTCGGCAGTTCGTCATGAGTATTCCAAAATCACTGGATGAAGCCGCCATGATCGATGGTATGGGCCATCCCGGAATCTACTGGAAGATCATCATGCCACTGACTTATCCAATTCTGGCGGCTATTGCGATCTTCTCGTTCTCCTACAACTGGGGCAACTTCATGGGGCCGCTCATCTATATCAATGATCCGGAGAAAATGCCGCTGGCACTCGGCGTGCAGCTGTTGACTACGGTAGGTGGCGGGCAGATGCCACCATGGAACCTTGTCATGATCGCTTCCCTGTTCCTCACCATTCCGATGGTGCTGGTATATCTGTTCGGACAGCGTTATGTCTATGAGGCCAACATTAGCGGCGGAAGCAGCGGAATCAAGTAA